One window of Sulfurospirillum sp. 1612 genomic DNA carries:
- a CDS encoding type II secretion system protein has product MTTNKAGFTPAFTMMELIFVIVVIGILSAIAIPRLAASRDDAVLVKVKSQVSAIRSGIAMQKNKNLLEGTTPFIPANLDSVTSYNANDQRLFNYADGNTSNILEYPIYSKKNHDGSWVKTAANAYSVQISNSAVAFDYNATSGIFDCDHSTQNCKDLTQ; this is encoded by the coding sequence ATGACAACTAATAAGGCAGGATTTACTCCTGCCTTTACTATGATGGAGCTTATTTTTGTCATCGTGGTGATTGGCATCCTCTCCGCCATCGCCATACCCAGACTTGCTGCAAGCCGTGATGATGCCGTGCTGGTCAAAGTAAAAAGCCAAGTATCGGCCATTCGTAGTGGTATCGCGATGCAAAAAAATAAAAATTTACTTGAGGGCACGACGCCTTTTATCCCCGCAAATCTTGATAGTGTGACTTCCTACAATGCTAATGACCAAAGACTTTTTAATTATGCTGATGGAAACACGAGCAATATCTTAGAATATCCAATCTACTCCAAAAAAAATCATGATGGCTCATGGGTGAAAACAGCTGCCAACGCGTATTCTGTTCAAATTAGCAACAGTGCCGTGGCCTTTGATTACAATGCCACAAGTGGTATTTTTGATTGTGACCATTCCACTCAAAATTGTAAAGATTTAACCCAATAA
- a CDS encoding type II secretion system protein: MKKGFTMIELIFVIVILGILAAVAIPRLAATRDDATLAGIKTDVTSAMQAVPAWYQGQKDARILQAIQLDGTKWKKDGSNERYVWSDDAGECVTLQVSDMNVTITAAHPLPTEIGVAVSNTDFNATNGRWIKTDGVPVLRVINSNSGGNVCNQLWDPNGLALTEANITMAGKQVQW, encoded by the coding sequence ATGAAAAAAGGTTTTACTATGATCGAGTTGATCTTCGTGATCGTGATTTTAGGGATTTTAGCAGCGGTTGCGATTCCAAGACTAGCAGCAACAAGAGATGATGCCACACTAGCAGGTATCAAAACAGATGTGACTTCAGCAATGCAAGCCGTTCCAGCTTGGTATCAAGGTCAGAAAGATGCCAGAATTCTTCAGGCGATACAACTTGATGGCACAAAATGGAAAAAAGATGGAAGCAATGAAAGATATGTTTGGAGTGATGATGCAGGTGAGTGTGTAACTCTACAAGTATCGGATATGAATGTTACAATTACAGCTGCACATCCTCTACCAACAGAGATAGGTGTTGCAGTGTCTAATACAGATTTTAATGCGACTAATGGTAGATGGATAAAGACTGATGGTGTGCCAGTGTTAAGAGTAATTAATTCAAATAGTGGTGGAAATGTGTGTAATCAGCTTTGGGATCCAAATGGTTTAGCATTAACAGAAGCCAATATTACTATGGCTGGAAAGCAAGTTCAGTGGTAA
- the uvrB gene encoding excinuclease ABC subunit UvrB, with the protein MTTFQLNSKFSPTGDQPKAITKLANSIKQGNRYQTLIGVTGSGKTFTMANIIQKLQMPTLIMTHNKTLAAQLYSEFRSFFPKNHVEYFISYYDYYQPEAYIPRADLFIEKDSAINEELERLRLSATASLLSFDDVICVASVSANYGLGNPNEYKSMVQALEIGQNINQKKLLLQLVDMGYKRNDAFFDRGCFRVNGDVLDIHPAYSEDEAIRIEFFGDEIESIYYFEVLSNQKIKNVDKVIIYAANQFIVGQERLKIAMKQIEEELERRLEEFQRANKLVEYQRLKSRVEFDLEMLQATGACKGVENYARYLTGIKEGETPYSLFDYFEAMGRDYLVIVDESHVSLPQFRGMFAGDRSRKEVLVEYGFRLPSALDNRPLMFDEFIDKAPHYLFVSATPKELELELSGSHTAEQIIRPTGLLDPKVEIIDSENQVAWLFDEIKKTVAVNERVLVTVLTKKMAEELSRYYNELGLKVKYMHSEIDAIERNQIIRALRNGEFDVLVGINLLREGLDLPEVSLVAILDADKEGFLRSETSLMQTMGRAARNTHGRVLMFAKKITDSMKRAIETTEKRRKIQEAYNQEHHITPVTTTRALDENLKVEELGDIYNTYDKKDKIPPSQKKEIIKSLSLQMHKAAKDLEFEKAAKLRDEIAKLRKL; encoded by the coding sequence ATGACAACCTTTCAATTAAATAGCAAATTTTCTCCCACAGGGGACCAACCAAAAGCCATCACCAAACTCGCAAATTCTATTAAACAGGGCAACCGCTATCAGACACTCATCGGAGTCACGGGCAGCGGCAAGACCTTCACGATGGCCAATATCATCCAAAAACTTCAGATGCCCACCCTTATCATGACACACAACAAAACACTCGCCGCACAGCTGTATAGTGAGTTTCGAAGCTTTTTTCCTAAAAATCATGTTGAGTATTTCATCTCTTATTATGATTATTATCAACCTGAAGCTTACATCCCAAGAGCGGATTTGTTTATCGAAAAAGATAGTGCGATCAATGAAGAGTTAGAGCGCCTGCGATTGAGCGCTACTGCATCACTTCTTAGTTTTGATGATGTCATCTGTGTGGCTTCGGTATCGGCCAATTATGGATTGGGAAATCCAAATGAGTACAAAAGCATGGTACAAGCTCTTGAAATCGGACAAAACATCAATCAAAAGAAACTCTTGTTGCAACTTGTCGATATGGGCTACAAAAGAAATGATGCCTTTTTTGACAGAGGTTGCTTTAGAGTCAATGGCGATGTTTTGGATATCCATCCTGCTTATAGCGAAGATGAAGCCATCCGCATCGAATTTTTCGGCGATGAGATTGAGAGTATTTACTACTTTGAAGTACTCAGTAATCAAAAAATTAAAAATGTTGACAAAGTCATCATCTACGCCGCCAATCAATTCATTGTAGGACAAGAGCGCCTCAAAATTGCGATGAAACAAATCGAAGAAGAGTTAGAGCGAAGACTTGAGGAATTTCAAAGAGCCAATAAACTCGTCGAATACCAACGCTTAAAAAGTCGCGTTGAATTTGATCTTGAGATGCTCCAAGCCACGGGTGCGTGCAAGGGTGTGGAAAATTATGCACGGTATCTCACCGGTATCAAAGAGGGAGAGACGCCTTATTCTTTGTTTGATTATTTTGAAGCCATGGGACGTGATTATCTGGTCATCGTCGATGAATCTCATGTGAGTTTGCCACAATTTCGCGGTATGTTTGCAGGTGATCGCAGTCGTAAAGAGGTGCTGGTAGAGTATGGTTTTAGACTGCCTAGTGCGCTTGATAACCGTCCTTTGATGTTTGATGAGTTTATTGACAAAGCGCCACACTATCTTTTTGTCTCAGCAACACCAAAAGAGCTAGAGTTAGAACTCTCAGGTTCTCACACTGCCGAGCAAATCATCAGACCCACCGGATTGCTTGATCCCAAAGTGGAGATTATCGACAGTGAAAACCAAGTCGCTTGGCTCTTTGATGAGATCAAAAAAACCGTAGCGGTCAATGAGCGTGTTTTGGTCACGGTACTCACCAAAAAGATGGCAGAAGAGCTCAGTCGCTACTACAACGAACTCGGACTCAAGGTCAAATACATGCACTCAGAAATCGATGCCATCGAGCGCAATCAAATCATCCGGGCCCTTCGGAATGGAGAGTTTGACGTGTTGGTTGGGATTAACCTACTAAGAGAGGGTTTGGATTTGCCTGAAGTCTCACTCGTGGCCATTCTTGATGCGGATAAAGAGGGTTTTTTACGCAGTGAAACCAGCTTGATGCAGACGATGGGAAGAGCGGCGAGAAATACACACGGTCGCGTCTTGATGTTTGCTAAAAAAATCACAGATTCCATGAAACGCGCCATCGAAACAACAGAAAAAAGAAGAAAAATCCAAGAGGCGTACAATCAAGAACATCATATCACGCCGGTGACGACAACCCGAGCACTTGATGAGAACTTAAAAGTCGAAGAGTTGGGTGATATTTATAATACTTATGATAAAAAAGATAAGATACCCCCAAGTCAGAAAAAAGAGATTATCAAATCACTCAGCCTTCAAATGCATAAAGCGGCAAAGGATTTAGAGTTTGAAAAAGCGGCAAAATTGCGAGATGAGATCGCCAAACTCAGAAAATTGTAA